In a single window of the Bacillus mycoides genome:
- a CDS encoding YrzI family small protein, with amino-acid sequence MTFHIFFFTTALQKKTLSEAEIFRKQQLKQTMDKITDIKSSYYTQMY; translated from the coding sequence ATGACTTTTCATATTTTCTTTTTTACGACAGCACTTCAGAAAAAAACGTTATCTGAAGCTGAAATCTTTCGTAAACAACAATTAAAACAAACTATGGATAAAATAACGGACATTAAAAGTTCGTATTATACACAAATGTATTAA
- a CDS encoding YrzI family small protein, whose protein sequence is MTISVLFLSITIQRNTLSKAEILHNEQITKAMNDVKERQVLYCDHL, encoded by the coding sequence ATGACTATTAGCGTATTGTTTTTAAGTATTACGATTCAAAGAAATACACTTTCCAAAGCTGAAATTCTTCATAATGAGCAAATTACAAAAGCTATGAATGATGTTAAGGAGCGCCAAGTGCTTTATTGCGATCACCTGTAA
- a CDS encoding DUF4825 domain-containing protein — MKYMNRIAGVMLTILLVVTACSNGEQIKEISHIEPGAFKKYMGTYVGNNSDVFAIVTNLPGGETVQGINLKNEKIAVKYGEKKNGNLTEDIIETYWFDEKDTMKKNFLFNAIYLAVLVPNAKGYEFQIENQSFALKREELLPILYKEFNDLPKDDLIWNKGIVMNFFYGNQEKIEKLVNNKDFRKQFFNEHPVRKSK; from the coding sequence ATGAAGTATATGAATAGAATAGCAGGTGTTATGCTAACAATTTTATTAGTTGTTACTGCTTGTTCTAATGGGGAGCAAATAAAAGAAATATCACATATTGAACCTGGGGCTTTTAAAAAATATATGGGGACATACGTTGGAAATAATTCCGATGTGTTTGCGATTGTTACAAACTTACCTGGTGGTGAAACAGTTCAAGGTATAAATTTGAAAAATGAGAAGATCGCGGTGAAATACGGTGAGAAAAAGAACGGTAACTTAACAGAAGATATCATTGAGACGTATTGGTTTGACGAAAAGGATACGATGAAAAAGAACTTTCTCTTTAATGCTATTTATCTTGCAGTTTTAGTACCGAATGCGAAAGGGTATGAGTTTCAGATTGAAAATCAAAGTTTTGCATTAAAAAGAGAAGAACTTTTACCCATACTGTATAAAGAATTTAATGATTTGCCAAAGGATGATCTTATATGGAATAAGGGAATCGTAATGAATTTCTTTTACGGTAATCAAGAAAAAATAGAAAAGCTAGTTAATAATAAAGATTTTCGAAAGCAATTTTTTAATGAACATCCTGTGCGGAAATCTAAGTGA
- a CDS encoding GntR family transcriptional regulator — protein sequence MKPTLEQNKLIYIQIAETIESDILKDILLEEEQVPSTNQFAKMLQINPATAAKGVNLLVDEGILYKKRGIGMFVTKGAKEVVLKKRQNTFMTEYLPKVWEEAKVLEISKDELMDMIHKITKEGKEG from the coding sequence GTGAAACCTACTCTAGAACAAAATAAGTTAATATACATACAAATTGCAGAAACAATTGAATCTGATATTTTAAAAGACATATTACTTGAAGAAGAACAAGTTCCGTCGACAAATCAATTTGCGAAGATGTTACAAATTAATCCGGCTACAGCTGCAAAAGGAGTAAATCTACTAGTAGATGAGGGGATTTTATATAAAAAGAGAGGGATCGGGATGTTTGTTACAAAGGGAGCAAAAGAAGTCGTACTAAAAAAAAGACAAAATACTTTTATGACCGAGTATTTACCTAAAGTGTGGGAAGAAGCAAAAGTACTAGAAATATCAAAAGACGAATTGATGGACATGATACACAAAATTACGAAGGAGGGGAAAGAGGGATGA
- a CDS encoding ABC transporter ATP-binding protein yields the protein MIALETKNLSKKYKKKLAVNEVTISLEEHKIYGLLGRNGAGKTTLLNILAGQIISSSGSVSVFGENVFENSKAMRNICFVKVKENINLSSKVKDVFYLCNMFYENWDQEYAEELIKKFQLNAKEKYYDLSHGMQTIVGIIKGLASRAPITIFDEPTTGLDAAHRELFYELLLEDYSEYPRTIILSTHLVEEVSHVIENVIILKEGSLAVQSSVEDFLEKGHIISGHKDKVTNFLMGKNVVKQELYGNKEISAIWGDLSARDYELIETEGLEIDRVTLQKLFIYLTDNEVK from the coding sequence ATGATTGCACTTGAAACGAAAAACTTGTCTAAAAAATATAAAAAGAAATTAGCTGTTAACGAAGTAACTATTTCATTGGAAGAGCATAAAATATATGGTTTGCTTGGAAGAAACGGAGCGGGGAAAACAACTTTATTAAACATACTCGCAGGTCAGATTATTTCAAGTAGTGGAAGCGTATCTGTATTTGGTGAAAATGTATTTGAAAATAGTAAAGCGATGCGAAATATTTGTTTCGTAAAGGTGAAAGAAAACATTAATTTAAGTAGTAAGGTAAAAGATGTTTTTTATTTGTGTAACATGTTTTATGAAAATTGGGATCAAGAATATGCTGAGGAACTTATTAAAAAATTTCAATTGAATGCAAAAGAAAAATATTATGATTTATCCCATGGTATGCAAACAATTGTTGGTATTATTAAAGGTTTAGCTAGTAGAGCACCAATTACTATTTTTGATGAGCCGACTACCGGTTTAGATGCAGCACATCGAGAGTTGTTTTACGAATTATTATTGGAAGATTATAGTGAATATCCACGAACAATCATCTTATCAACACATTTAGTTGAGGAAGTGTCCCATGTTATAGAAAATGTAATCATATTAAAAGAAGGATCATTAGCTGTTCAATCCTCTGTGGAAGATTTTTTAGAAAAAGGACACATAATATCAGGACATAAAGATAAAGTGACAAATTTTTTAATGGGGAAAAATGTTGTAAAACAAGAGTTGTATGGGAATAAAGAGATTTCTGCGATATGGGGAGATCTTTCTGCTAGAGATTATGAGCTAATAGAAACTGAAGGGTTAGAAATAGACAGAGTAACACTGCAAAAACTATTTATTTATCTAACAGATAATGAGGTGAAATGA
- a CDS encoding DUF4052 family protein, with the protein MKMLLKQLKLHMKFHYKAILIFWCVALLIKWTTTATDIKGLKVAFLHDIFNNSSIAIAIFIVASVFLVQDDIFRTVVSFGVTRLQFFIGSVCFIILQSVIFSFLQVLLLQGTFYETKHINLGAHTIEQFFAQFVFYLLLASLFQLTTIFQKRFNWIGFAFSVIFFLGLTSTIYGKVGLKELVFIDSKSLIDIPNVISISIVLILIYFIISALFIRKVSFEDTI; encoded by the coding sequence ATGAAAATGCTTTTAAAACAATTAAAGTTACATATGAAATTTCATTATAAGGCTATTCTTATCTTTTGGTGTGTGGCATTACTTATAAAATGGACAACAACTGCAACTGATATAAAGGGACTAAAGGTAGCATTTTTACATGATATCTTCAATAATTCATCTATTGCAATTGCAATATTTATTGTGGCAAGTGTTTTTCTTGTTCAAGATGACATATTTCGTACAGTTGTCTCATTTGGCGTTACTAGATTACAATTCTTTATTGGTTCAGTATGTTTTATCATATTACAATCAGTAATTTTTTCATTTCTACAAGTTTTGCTTTTACAAGGTACATTTTATGAAACGAAACATATAAATTTAGGAGCACATACAATCGAACAATTCTTTGCACAGTTCGTGTTCTATCTATTATTAGCTAGCTTATTTCAATTAACAACTATTTTTCAGAAAAGATTTAATTGGATAGGCTTTGCTTTTAGTGTGATTTTTTTCTTGGGGTTGACGAGTACAATTTATGGTAAGGTAGGTTTGAAAGAATTGGTATTTATTGATAGTAAATCGTTAATTGATATACCCAATGTTATATCAATTTCGATAGTACTTATTTTAATATACTTTATAATTAGCGCTCTATTTATTCGTAAAGTTTCTTTTGAGGATACGATTTAA
- a CDS encoding CcdC family protein → MGDTSSLITVFLCVALLIFWRRYRSMYKPIKGTGKRILWPLLFLTPGILLFFGPVHPAILQVTIAASIGVIFAIPLIFLTNYERREDGNIYTKKSAAFLITFIGIVILRYGSRQYIVDLDQQTIGLLFYVVAVSYIIPWRIACYIKFRKVWRENNNHAI, encoded by the coding sequence ATGGGAGATACTTCTTCACTAATAACCGTCTTTTTATGCGTGGCACTGCTAATTTTTTGGCGACGATATCGTTCTATGTATAAGCCGATAAAGGGAACGGGAAAACGTATTTTGTGGCCATTACTATTTTTAACACCGGGTATTTTATTGTTTTTTGGTCCAGTACATCCAGCTATATTACAAGTGACTATAGCAGCATCCATTGGGGTGATTTTCGCAATCCCACTTATATTTCTAACAAACTATGAGCGAAGAGAAGACGGAAACATTTATACGAAAAAAAGTGCTGCCTTTTTAATTACTTTTATCGGAATTGTTATTTTAAGATATGGTTCAAGACAATATATTGTTGACTTAGATCAGCAAACAATAGGTTTATTATTTTACGTAGTTGCAGTATCGTATATTATTCCGTGGAGAATTGCTTGTTATATAAAGTTTAGGAAAGTTTGGCGAGAAAATAATAACCATGCTATATGA
- a CDS encoding 2'-5' RNA ligase family protein, with translation MRTILLFLHNMPIDEIESMREKHDPLFELISPHITIVFPFESSISNDELELHILKVAKGVHPIEIEFANRISSKGEYLFLEVERGKEKIEELHDRLYTGPLLQFFRTDIPYIPHVTVGRKDSAELATEIAKDIPSFHEKLNCVIDRISVERIGENGESIIEFEVPLQKS, from the coding sequence GTGCGTACAATTCTACTGTTTTTACATAATATGCCCATAGATGAAATAGAGAGTATGAGAGAAAAGCATGATCCTTTATTTGAATTAATTTCTCCTCATATAACAATTGTATTCCCGTTTGAAAGTTCCATTTCAAATGATGAGCTGGAATTACATATTTTGAAAGTGGCGAAAGGGGTTCATCCGATTGAAATTGAGTTTGCTAACCGGATAAGTAGCAAGGGAGAGTACCTATTTTTGGAAGTTGAAAGAGGGAAAGAAAAAATAGAAGAATTGCACGATAGATTGTATACAGGTCCTTTACTACAATTTTTTAGAACGGATATTCCATACATACCACATGTAACAGTTGGGAGAAAAGATAGCGCGGAGTTAGCAACTGAAATAGCGAAGGATATTCCTAGTTTTCATGAGAAGTTAAATTGTGTAATTGATAGAATTAGTGTGGAACGAATTGGTGAGAATGGAGAATCAATTATTGAATTTGAAGTACCATTGCAAAAAAGCTGA
- the coaW gene encoding type II pantothenate kinase, which yields MRNVVGIDAGGTLTKIAYFNEMNKLVFEKFYSYEHERIKEWLHNNNSITQLCITGGKATQLEQLLSSSYKIVELNEFEATLAGVRYILKEEKRAINSFVLTNIGTGTSIHYVHDKQYVRAGGTGVGGGTIMGLSKLLTNIDHFEDVIPLTKIGSRNSLDITVGDIYGGILSPLDNNLTASNFGKATITDSNYSSSDILATVQGLVGEVVTALSLQFAEAKNIDHIIYIGSTLCNNVHLQNIISSYTEYQNKIPVFLQDCGYSGAIGALLHSSK from the coding sequence ATGCGGAATGTTGTTGGTATTGATGCTGGGGGAACATTAACAAAAATTGCTTACTTTAACGAAATGAACAAATTAGTTTTTGAAAAATTTTATTCATATGAACATGAAAGAATTAAAGAATGGCTTCATAATAATAATTCAATTACACAATTATGCATTACAGGTGGTAAAGCTACACAGTTAGAACAACTCCTTTCAAGTTCATATAAAATAGTAGAATTAAACGAGTTTGAAGCTACTTTAGCAGGAGTACGATACATACTAAAAGAAGAAAAACGTGCTATAAACAGCTTTGTATTAACAAATATCGGTACAGGTACTTCCATTCACTATGTTCACGACAAGCAATATGTTCGCGCTGGTGGAACTGGAGTTGGCGGTGGTACTATTATGGGTCTTTCAAAACTATTAACAAATATAGATCATTTTGAAGACGTGATTCCGCTTACGAAAATTGGTTCAAGAAACAGTCTAGATATTACAGTTGGAGATATTTATGGCGGGATTCTCTCCCCTCTTGATAATAACTTAACTGCTAGCAATTTCGGAAAAGCGACCATTACAGACTCAAATTATAGTAGTTCAGATATACTAGCTACCGTTCAAGGACTTGTCGGTGAAGTCGTCACAGCATTAAGTCTTCAATTCGCCGAAGCAAAAAATATTGACCATATCATTTACATCGGTTCTACTCTATGTAATAACGTACATCTTCAAAATATTATTAGTAGCTATACAGAATATCAAAACAAAATACCAGTCTTTTTACAAGACTGCGGTTATAGTGGTGCAATTGGTGCTTTACTTCATAGTTCGAAATAA
- a CDS encoding 3-hydroxyacyl-ACP dehydratase FabZ family protein, giving the protein MNIKDTLPHRYPFLMIDKITNVKESQSATGYKLITNNEWFINENQNYMPHMLIVEALAQLSAFVSTGESEGLGFLSSLDGVEFYENAYPGDKLDLHYELTRNRRGFVLGKGIASVNGQSIVTIEKLLIYQAD; this is encoded by the coding sequence ATGAATATTAAAGATACTCTTCCCCATCGCTATCCATTTTTAATGATTGATAAAATTACAAACGTTAAAGAATCTCAATCAGCTACAGGATACAAACTGATTACAAATAACGAGTGGTTTATTAATGAAAATCAAAACTATATGCCTCATATGCTAATTGTAGAAGCACTGGCTCAACTTAGTGCTTTTGTAAGTACAGGTGAATCTGAAGGACTTGGTTTCCTCTCCTCTTTAGATGGGGTGGAATTTTATGAAAATGCGTATCCCGGTGATAAACTTGACTTACATTATGAATTAACACGTAACAGACGAGGTTTTGTTCTTGGGAAAGGAATTGCCTCTGTAAACGGTCAATCAATCGTTACCATTGAAAAGCTATTAATATATCAAGCTGATTAA
- a CDS encoding LL-diaminopimelate aminotransferase — protein sequence MTYTLATRMKAFQSSIFSELGAYKKEKIAAGHKMIDLSIGNPDMPPADFVREEMVHTASAKESYGYTLSGIQEFHEAVTEYYNNTHNVILNAEKEVLLLMGSQDGLVHLPMVFANPGDIILVPDPGYTAYETGIQMAGATSYYMPLKKENDFLPNLEVIPEEIANKAKMMILNFPGNPVPAMAHEDFFKDVIAFAEKHNIIVVHDFAYAEFYFDGQKPISFLSVPGAKEVGVEINSLSKSYSLAGSRIGYMIGNEEIVSALTQFKSNTDYGVFLPIQKAASAALRHGAAFCEKNRGIYQERRDTLVDGFRKFGWNVNKPAGSMFVWAEIPKGWTSLEFAYALMDRANVVVTPGHAFGPHGEGFVRIALVQDKVVLQEAVENIKNSGIFSIEKIEELVKN from the coding sequence ATGACTTACACTTTAGCAACTAGAATGAAAGCATTCCAATCTTCTATATTTAGTGAATTAGGGGCCTATAAAAAAGAGAAAATTGCAGCAGGTCATAAAATGATCGATTTAAGTATCGGGAATCCTGATATGCCTCCTGCTGATTTTGTGAGAGAAGAAATGGTACATACAGCAAGTGCAAAAGAAAGTTACGGATATACATTATCTGGTATTCAAGAATTTCACGAAGCTGTAACTGAATATTACAACAACACTCATAACGTTATATTAAATGCTGAAAAAGAAGTTTTATTATTAATGGGTTCACAAGACGGACTCGTTCATTTACCTATGGTTTTTGCAAATCCGGGAGATATAATACTAGTTCCTGATCCAGGATATACAGCTTATGAAACAGGAATTCAAATGGCCGGTGCAACATCTTACTACATGCCATTAAAAAAAGAAAATGATTTCTTACCTAACTTAGAAGTTATCCCTGAAGAAATCGCCAATAAAGCAAAGATGATGATTTTGAACTTCCCAGGAAATCCAGTTCCAGCAATGGCACATGAAGATTTCTTTAAAGATGTAATCGCATTCGCGGAAAAACATAATATTATCGTTGTCCATGATTTTGCTTATGCTGAATTTTATTTTGATGGTCAAAAGCCAATTAGCTTCTTATCTGTACCTGGTGCAAAAGAAGTTGGCGTTGAAATTAATTCTTTATCTAAAAGTTATAGTTTAGCTGGTAGCCGTATTGGTTATATGATTGGTAACGAAGAAATTGTCAGCGCGCTTACGCAATTTAAGTCTAATACAGATTACGGTGTGTTTTTACCAATTCAAAAAGCTGCATCCGCTGCATTACGACACGGCGCTGCATTTTGTGAAAAAAACCGTGGAATTTACCAAGAACGTAGAGATACTTTAGTGGACGGATTCCGCAAATTCGGTTGGAATGTCAATAAACCAGCTGGAAGTATGTTCGTTTGGGCTGAAATTCCGAAAGGATGGACTTCGCTAGAGTTCGCTTATGCACTTATGGATCGTGCAAATGTCGTTGTCACACCAGGCCATGCATTTGGTCCTCATGGCGAAGGTTTTGTACGTATTGCACTTGTTCAAGATAAAGTAGTATTACAAGAAGCAGTTGAAAACATTAAAAATAGCGGTATTTTCTCTATTGAAAAAATAGAAGAATTAGTTAAGAATTAA
- a CDS encoding MFS transporter, whose amino-acid sequence MWRNKNVWIVLIGEFIAGLGLWLGILGNLEFMQKYVPSDFMKSVILFIGLLAGVLVGPMAGRVIDQYEKKKVLLYAGFGRVISVIFMFFAIQYESIAFMIAFMIALQISAAFYFPALQSVIPLIVNEHELLQMNGVHMNIGTIARIAGTSLGGILLVVMSLQYMYAFSMAAYALLFLSTFFLQFEDKKSATSSKQSAKDNSFMEVFRILKGIPIAFTALILSIIPLLFIAGFNLMVINISEMQHDPTIKGFIYTIEGVAFMLGAFVIKRLSDHFKPEKLLYFFAICTAFAHLSLFFSDIKWMALASFGLFGFSVGCFFPIMSTIFQTKVEKSYHGRLFSFRNMFERVMFQIVLLGTGFFLDTIGLQYMVLIFGVISLLIIFISLSKQKQFKKQTSQSANI is encoded by the coding sequence ATGTGGCGTAATAAAAATGTTTGGATTGTGTTAATTGGGGAGTTTATTGCTGGTCTAGGGTTATGGCTTGGTATTCTTGGTAATCTTGAATTTATGCAAAAATACGTCCCTTCTGATTTTATGAAATCCGTTATATTATTTATCGGACTGTTAGCTGGTGTTCTAGTCGGTCCAATGGCTGGGCGTGTCATTGATCAATATGAAAAAAAGAAAGTTCTTCTTTACGCTGGATTTGGTCGTGTTATTAGTGTTATTTTCATGTTTTTCGCTATTCAATATGAAAGTATCGCTTTCATGATTGCATTTATGATTGCACTTCAAATTTCCGCGGCATTTTATTTCCCTGCATTACAATCTGTAATTCCACTCATCGTTAATGAACATGAGCTATTACAAATGAACGGTGTACATATGAATATCGGTACAATCGCTCGTATTGCAGGTACTTCACTAGGTGGCATTCTTTTAGTTGTAATGAGTTTACAGTATATGTATGCCTTCTCAATGGCAGCATACGCTTTATTATTCCTCTCAACTTTCTTCCTACAATTTGAAGATAAAAAATCCGCTACATCAAGTAAACAATCAGCTAAAGATAATAGTTTTATGGAAGTATTTCGTATTTTAAAAGGAATTCCTATTGCTTTTACAGCACTTATATTAAGTATTATCCCTCTATTATTTATAGCTGGATTCAATTTAATGGTTATTAACATTAGCGAAATGCAACATGACCCAACGATTAAAGGATTCATATATACAATTGAAGGTGTAGCATTTATGTTAGGTGCCTTCGTTATTAAACGTTTATCTGATCATTTCAAACCTGAAAAGTTACTATACTTCTTCGCAATTTGTACCGCTTTTGCACACCTTTCGTTGTTCTTTAGCGATATTAAATGGATGGCACTTGCCTCATTTGGTTTGTTTGGATTTAGTGTAGGCTGCTTCTTCCCTATTATGTCGACAATTTTCCAAACGAAAGTCGAAAAAAGCTATCACGGACGTCTCTTCTCATTCCGTAATATGTTTGAAAGAGTTATGTTCCAAATTGTCTTACTTGGAACTGGCTTCTTCTTAGATACGATTGGGTTACAATATATGGTTCTCATCTTCGGAGTTATTTCGTTGTTGATTATTTTTATTTCCTTATCTAAGCAGAAACAATTTAAAAAACAAACGTCACAATCTGCGAATATATAA
- the exsC gene encoding exosporium protein ExsC: protein MTHIIDYQATQPLNKTGETTFVIPHSPEKAILASIKLKISRRDSRNNRVELIATVGVKGITEISQVLFRIFRDNTEIFNAQVGIESTDSEQFYAQTFQAIDQNVSCGTHEYSLTVENLTSGASADIVGPLSFSGLAIGQDHKCC, encoded by the coding sequence ATGACTCATATCATTGATTATCAAGCTACTCAACCTTTAAATAAAACAGGTGAAACAACTTTTGTAATTCCCCATTCCCCAGAAAAAGCAATTCTAGCAAGTATTAAATTAAAAATTTCAAGAAGAGATTCACGTAATAATCGAGTAGAATTAATTGCTACAGTTGGGGTTAAAGGTATAACTGAGATTTCACAAGTTTTATTCCGAATTTTCCGTGACAATACAGAAATCTTCAACGCTCAAGTAGGGATTGAATCTACAGATTCTGAGCAATTTTACGCGCAAACATTTCAAGCTATAGATCAAAATGTTAGCTGCGGGACTCACGAGTATTCATTAACTGTAGAAAACCTTACTAGTGGTGCAAGTGCAGACATTGTTGGTCCTCTGTCTTTTAGCGGCTTAGCTATTGGACAAGATCATAAGTGTTGCTAA
- a CDS encoding YqbF domain-containing protein: MYYVKLIKGQSFYAFDQRFLVSHEEEVSEKIFNYLRRNEFFEVRKEEYSA; the protein is encoded by the coding sequence ATATACTACGTAAAATTAATTAAAGGTCAATCTTTCTATGCTTTTGATCAACGATTCTTAGTGTCTCATGAAGAAGAGGTTTCGGAAAAAATTTTTAATTACTTACGCCGGAATGAATTCTTCGAAGTACGTAAAGAAGAATATTCCGCCTAA
- a CDS encoding class I SAM-dependent methyltransferase, which produces MSKEELVKQQFGSNAEKYVKSKIHAKGLDLQYVVQQVETRHNTRLLDIATGGGHVANLLAPMFKEVVALDLTEKMLEKAKGFIEGNGHENVSFVAGHAERLPFADDSFDTITCRIAAHHFVDPLQFIFEVNRTLEDNGLFILIDNVSPENNEFDTFYNFIEKKRDPSHERALKKTEWITLLEKHGLQMQSCHTFDKKFDFDWWCDMMDVPMQKRVKLTECMMKTSNEMQEFFKIQFGNNKIESFYTEMALFVCKKSSTLKR; this is translated from the coding sequence GTGAGTAAAGAAGAACTTGTGAAACAACAATTTGGTAGTAATGCAGAGAAGTATGTGAAAAGTAAAATTCATGCAAAAGGACTGGATTTACAATATGTAGTTCAGCAAGTTGAAACTCGTCATAATACTCGTCTTCTTGATATTGCTACTGGTGGTGGACATGTTGCTAATTTGTTAGCCCCAATGTTCAAAGAGGTAGTCGCTCTTGATTTAACAGAAAAAATGTTAGAAAAAGCAAAAGGTTTTATAGAAGGGAACGGACATGAAAATGTATCATTTGTAGCAGGACATGCAGAAAGGTTACCATTTGCTGATGATTCCTTTGATACAATTACATGCCGAATTGCAGCACATCACTTTGTTGATCCTTTGCAATTTATTTTTGAAGTAAATCGAACGTTAGAAGATAATGGATTATTTATATTAATTGATAACGTTTCACCAGAAAATAATGAGTTTGATACATTTTATAACTTTATCGAAAAGAAGAGAGATCCAAGCCATGAACGAGCTTTGAAAAAAACAGAATGGATTACTTTATTAGAAAAACATGGTTTACAAATGCAGTCATGTCATACTTTTGACAAGAAGTTCGATTTTGATTGGTGGTGCGATATGATGGATGTTCCTATGCAAAAACGTGTAAAGTTAACAGAGTGTATGATGAAAACATCAAATGAAATGCAAGAATTTTTCAAAATTCAATTTGGAAACAATAAAATAGAATCGTTTTATACTGAAATGGCACTGTTCGTATGTAAAAAAAGTTCAACATTAAAAAGATAA
- a CDS encoding DUF3970 family protein yields MIRVRIEGTEEEMLEFLEKMPDIPGFEKTHMREPRKGNNPKYDSSKSVLAYLSYKKIEVANK; encoded by the coding sequence ATGATTCGTGTACGTATTGAGGGAACTGAGGAAGAGATGCTTGAATTTTTAGAGAAAATGCCTGACATTCCTGGGTTTGAAAAAACACATATGAGAGAACCGAGAAAAGGGAATAATCCGAAATATGATTCAAGCAAAAGTGTACTAGCATATTTATCTTATAAAAAGATTGAAGTCGCCAATAAATAG
- a CDS encoding nucleoside hydrolase, which translates to MRKVNKKIIFFGDFGIDDAVTLIYANKTCKLDIIGIVAEYGNVSREIVTENVYFLERYYATKVKIIEGASRPMTAEEPLFFPEIHGDHGLGPIIPPKMRICDRENFCELIKLIEPCPEDIIIVATGRLTTLATLFLLYPNLMNRVCSYYIMGGVFLFPGNVTPVSEANFYGDPIAANIVMKYAQNATIYPLNVTQRALITPEMVDIIDKEGTGQAKLIKPMIDFYYENFYKKEYPGIAGSPIHDLLPFISFINDDIFEYKKSAVWISTTNDVTRGQSVADFRKIAEPTTFDNRPIQKIAVEFNYQAFKDEFMRTILKPDCP; encoded by the coding sequence GTGAGGAAAGTTAATAAAAAAATAATCTTTTTCGGAGATTTTGGTATTGATGATGCAGTAACGTTAATTTATGCGAATAAAACATGCAAATTAGATATTATCGGTATCGTTGCAGAGTATGGAAATGTATCAAGAGAAATTGTTACGGAAAATGTTTATTTTTTAGAAAGATACTATGCTACAAAAGTGAAGATTATTGAAGGTGCCAGTAGACCAATGACAGCTGAAGAACCTTTGTTTTTCCCTGAAATTCATGGGGATCACGGTTTAGGTCCAATTATTCCACCGAAAATGAGAATTTGTGACAGAGAAAATTTTTGTGAATTGATTAAATTAATTGAGCCTTGTCCAGAAGATATTATTATAGTGGCGACGGGACGATTAACAACACTTGCAACATTATTTTTATTGTACCCCAATTTAATGAATCGAGTATGTTCTTATTATATAATGGGCGGTGTTTTTCTATTTCCGGGAAACGTTACACCTGTATCAGAAGCTAATTTTTACGGCGATCCAATTGCCGCGAATATCGTTATGAAATATGCGCAGAATGCTACAATATATCCGTTAAATGTAACGCAGCGTGCTCTTATTACCCCTGAAATGGTCGATATTATTGATAAAGAAGGAACAGGGCAGGCGAAACTCATAAAGCCAATGATCGATTTTTATTACGAGAACTTTTACAAAAAAGAATATCCAGGTATTGCTGGGAGTCCGATTCACGATTTACTTCCGTTCATTTCATTTATAAATGATGATATTTTTGAATATAAAAAATCAGCAGTTTGGATTAGTACGACGAATGATGTAACGAGAGGTCAAAGTGTTGCAGATTTTAGAAAAATAGCTGAGCCAACGACGTTTGATAATCGTCCTATACAAAAAATTGCCGTTGAATTTAATTATCAAGCGTTTAAAGACGAATTTATGAGAACAATATTGAAGCCAGATTGTCCTTAA
- a CDS encoding GlsB/YeaQ/YmgE family stress response membrane protein, translating to MIWSLIVGGILGWFASLITGKDVPGGVIGNIIAGIVGSWLGTALLGKFGPVIGGYAIVPALIGAIVLIFIVSFIFRAMRK from the coding sequence ATGATTTGGTCTTTAATCGTTGGTGGTATATTAGGATGGTTTGCAAGTTTAATTACTGGGAAGGATGTACCTGGTGGTGTAATCGGTAATATTATTGCAGGTATTGTCGGTTCTTGGCTTGGTACAGCGTTACTTGGTAAATTCGGACCTGTTATAGGCGGATATGCGATTGTTCCGGCTTTAATAGGCGCCATTGTTTTGATTTTCATCGTAAGCTTTATATTCCGTGCAATGCGGAAATGA